AAAGCTCTGCCACACTCATGCTTTTACATCTGATTCCTTGAATTCTGATCTCATTATTTGTTTATTAACTTCCGTATAACTTATGACATCTCCTGAGCCGCAAACTGATTTTGAAGAAATCCCCCAGTCTTCATTTAAGCCACCTCCGACATCCCGACGGTGGCTTCGTTTATTGTTGGCTGTAGTACTCATAATTGGAGGTGGAACAGCTATAACTTGGCGTTTACTTACTCCTAACAACCCACCAGCAGCGGCTAATGCTCAACTTCCAGCCGTAAAAGTCAAACTCTCAGCAGTGCAAACAGGCACAGTTGAGGATAGTACAGAGTTTATAGCCACTCTAGAATCTAGGCGTTCAGTCAATCTCCAACCCAGAGTTCAAGGTCAAGTTACCCAAATATTCGTTAGGTCAGGAGATCTAGTTACGGCTGGTGCAGCAATTATACAAATAGACGCTAGACAGCAACAAGCCGCAGTTAATAGTTTATCTGCTGCTGCTCAAGTATCAAAAGCACAGTTAGCAAACGCTCGTGCTACGCTCAAATCTTTGGCAGCAGAAAGGTTAGGTAAAGTAGCTAATGTGCAGTTGAACCAACAAGAGTATAAACGCTATTCTGATTTAACTGATCAAGGGGCTGTATCTCGCCAAACTAAAGATTTATATGCTAACAAGCTGGCTACAGCTAAAGCAGAACTTGGGGCTATAGATTCCCGGATTCAAGCCCAAAAAGCCACTATATCCCAGGCTGAAAAATCTTTAGAGCAGGCTGATGCCAATATCAGACAACAACAAGTCCAACTTCAGTATTACAAAATTACTGCTCCCTTTAGCGGTACGGTAGGTAATATACCTGTAAAAGTAGGTGATTTCGTTAGTAATTCTACTCCACTAGCTACTATTACTCAAAATCGACCTTTAGAGGTCAATATCCCTGTGCCACTGGAACGAGGACCTCAATTGCGCCAGGGATTACCAGTAGAATTAATTAACGCCCAAGGTCAAAGTTTAACTACTACCAAAGTATTTTTTGTCTCTCCTAATATTACTAATAATTCCCAATCAATACTGGTCAAGGCACTGTATGATAACTCCGCCGGTCAGCTGCGGGCAGATCAGTTAATTCGCGCCAGAGTGATTTGGGATCAGGGTTCTGGAGTCTTAATTCCCACCACAGCAGTATCTCGCATTGCGGGAGAAAATTTTGTATTTGTAGCTCAAACAGAAACATCTCCTGAAGGTAATTCTCAATTAATAGCCAAACAAAAGCGAGTGAAGTTAGGCAATATCAAGGGTAATGATTACCAAGTAATTGAAGGTTTGAAAGCAGATGAAAAACTAATCATCTCAGGTGTACAAAATCTCCGAGATGGCTTACCGATAATTCCTGAAAATTAGGTGACAGGTGACAGGTGATAGAAAGAAATTTACCAATTACCAATTACCAATTACCAATTACCAATTACCAATTACCAATTACCAATTACCCAAATTCATGTTTGTTGATTTCTTTATTAAGCGACCTGTATTTACCAGTGTCTGCGCGATTATCATTTTGCTGGTAGGAGTAATTAGTATTCCGACTTTACCCACAGCACAATATCCAGAGATTAGTCCGACTCAGATTATTGTCACTTCTAACTATGTTGGTGCTAGTGCAGAAGTGGTAGAAAGCACTGTCACCTCTATTTTAGAACGTCAGATTAATGGTGTCGAAGGCATTAAATATATGACTTCGAGCAGTAGTAATGATGGCACTAGCACCATTACAGTTACATTTGATGCTTCACGTGATAAAGATATTGCCGCAGTTGATGTCCAAAACCGTGTTTCTTTGGCAGAACCACAATTACCAGAGGCAGTAAAACAAACGGGAGTAACTGTTAACAAGCAGTCTAATAATATTTTGTTAGGGATGGGTTTGTATAGTGAGAATAAAGAGTTTGATAATGTATTTTTAAGTAATTACGCTGATTTGTATATTGCTGATGCTCTCAAACGTCTTAAAGGTGTGAGTGAGGCGCGAGTTTTTGGTGAACGTCGTTATGCGATGCGTCTCTGGCTTGATCCCAATAAATTGGCTAGTCGCAATTTAACCACTGATGATGTAGTTGATGCTCTCAATGAGCAAAATTTACAGGTAGGTGTGGGGCAAATTGGACAACAACCAGCCCCAGATGGTCAGATGTATCAAATTGACTTGAGGGCAGTAAGTAGGCTGACAGAACCGCAGGAATTTGACAATTTAGTCATTAAAACGGCGGCTGATGGTAGTTTGATTAAATTGAAAGATGTAGGTAGAGCAGAACTTGGCGCTCAAAACTATAGCTCATTTCTGAGATTTAAGGGCAAAGAAGGTGTAGGTATAGGTATATTTCCCACACCGGGAAGTAATGTTTTGGACGTTGCCAGGGCTATTAAAAAGGAGATGGCACGACTTTCCCTAAGCTTTCCACCAGGGATGAAATATGACGTTGCATTTGATACGACAACCATTGTGGAAGGTTCTTTAAAAGAAGTAGTGAAAACTCTTGTAGAAGCCATCGCTCTGGTTATTCTGGTAATTTTTATCTTCTTACAAGATTGGCGCACTACTTTAATTCCTGTCATCACTATTCCCCTATCTTTAATTGGTACTTTTGCTTTCGTTAAAGCCTTTGATTTTTCCATCAATACTTTAACCATGTTTGGTTTAACCCTAGCCACAGGGATGGTAGTTGATGACGCAATTATTGTTGTGGAAAATATCTCCCGTTTAATTCAAGAAGAAAATCTCTCTCCCCACAAAGCTGCTTCTGTAGCTATGGCTGAACTGACAGGGGCGGTAATTGCAACTTCTTTGGTATTAATGGCTGTGTTTGTACCTGTGGCTTTTTTCCCTGGTTCAACTGGTCAAATTTATAAACAATTTGCTCTGACAATTGCTTTTTCTATCACGATTTCTACTTTTTTAGCCTTGACTCTCACACCTTCTCTGTGTGCATTGTTGTTACGTCAAAGTCGTCCTCCCGGTGGTATTTTTGGCTTCATTTTTGGGATGATCAATGGTTTTTTAGAAGCCATGCGGCGGGGATATCAGCAAGTTTTGATCTTGTTGACAAGAATCAAAGCCATTGTTTTAGTTGTCTTTATAGCCTTAATTGGGTTTACGGGTTGGCTTTATTTGAATGTCCCAACATCATTTCTTCCTGATGAAGACCAAGGTTATTTCATCACCATTATTCAAGCTCCAGAAGGTTCTTCACTTCAATACACGAGTAAGGTCATGAGTGAAGTGGAAACGGAAATCCTAAAATTACCAGAAGTTACAGGAACTTTTGCTATTGGTGGTTTTAGTTTTAGCGGTAATAGTGCTAATGGCGGTGTAATTTTCAGTACCCTTAAATCTTGGGATGAACGGAAAAAACCTAATCAGTCAGTACAGGCTATTATTGGTCAGCTAAGACAAAGATTTTTCAACATTACGGAAGCTAGTGTTTTTCCAGTTAACCCCCCGGCAATTAGCGGTTTAGGTAGTTTTAGTGGTTTCCAGTTTCAGTTACAAGATGTAGCTGGAACGAATAGTTTAAATTCTATGTTGGGAGTTGTCGGTCAATTTATGATGCGGGGTAATCAAACTCCTGGACTGCAAGCTGTATTTAGCACTTTTAAAGCGAATACACCGCAAATTCTAATTGAGGTAGACCGCAATAAAGCTAAATCTCTCCAGGTTTCCATTGACGATATTTTTAGAACTCTGCAAACTTATGTAGGTTCAAGATATGTCAATGATTTTAATTTTCTCTCACGCAACTATCGGGTATATATTCAAGCTGATTCTCAATTTCGTGCTAACCCCAATGATATCAATTCCTTGTATGTGCGTTCGGAAAATGACCAGATGATTCCTTTGAGTAGTTTGGTGAAATTGACTCCTACTACTGGAGCGCAAACTATTAATCATTACAACTTATTTCGCTCTATTGAAATTAATGGTTCTCCTGCTCCTGGTTTTAGTTCTGGACAAGCAACCGCAGCTATGGAGAAACTAGCTAAGGAGATTATACCCACAAGCATGGGTTATGAATGGTCGGGTATTGTGGCTGAGGAAAAAGAGTCTGGTGGACAAGCACCAATAATTTTTGGGTTGGGTTTAATTTTCGTGTTTTTGGTGTTAGCTGCTCAGTATGAAAACTATGTTGATCCTTTAATTATTTTGCTCTCTGTTCCTTTGGCTATTATGGGGGCTTTAGCATCGCAATCTTTACGGGGTTTAAGTAATGATGTATTTTGCCAAGTAGGGTTGGTGATGTTAATTGGTTTAGCAAGTAAAAACGCGATTTTGATTGTAGAATTTGCTAACCAGTTACGGGAACAACAAGGTTTATCAATTACTAAAGCTGCTGTTGAAGCTGCACAAGGTCGTTTACGTCCAATTTTGATGACTGCTATTTCTACTCTGTTGGGTATTTTTCCTTTAGCAGTGGCTACTGGTGCTGGTGCTGGTAGTCGTCAATCTTTGGGTACTGCGGTGTTTGGTGGTATGTTTGTGGCGACTTTTTTAAGTTTGTTTATTGTGCCAATTCTGTATATAATCATTGGTAAAATTCGTGAGGGTTTGCGACCTGTTCATTGATGATTTTGTCTGAATCAGGATACCCTTTGGGAAGTCAAAAGTAAAATGTCAAAAAGTTAGAATTTTTTTGTCTGAATCAGGATAACCAGGATTATAGGATTTACAGGATTGTAATTTGATGATTTATAGATGAGATTCATATATTTATTCTTACATCTCACTTCATAAATATTCACTTTTATCTATACTAATCATCAATAACTAACCAATAATCAAACAATCACATCCTGTACATCCTTAAATCCTGGACATCCTGATATGGCTAACGCCACGCTTCGCTATCAGACAATAATATGCTGTTTTTAATACAGCATACATGAAACCAACCATTAACGAATCATGAATAATCCACAACAACCGCGAGAATACGATGCTGTCCTTGGTGG
The genomic region above belongs to Anabaena sphaerica FACHB-251 and contains:
- a CDS encoding efflux RND transporter periplasmic adaptor subunit, which gives rise to MTSPEPQTDFEEIPQSSFKPPPTSRRWLRLLLAVVLIIGGGTAITWRLLTPNNPPAAANAQLPAVKVKLSAVQTGTVEDSTEFIATLESRRSVNLQPRVQGQVTQIFVRSGDLVTAGAAIIQIDARQQQAAVNSLSAAAQVSKAQLANARATLKSLAAERLGKVANVQLNQQEYKRYSDLTDQGAVSRQTKDLYANKLATAKAELGAIDSRIQAQKATISQAEKSLEQADANIRQQQVQLQYYKITAPFSGTVGNIPVKVGDFVSNSTPLATITQNRPLEVNIPVPLERGPQLRQGLPVELINAQGQSLTTTKVFFVSPNITNNSQSILVKALYDNSAGQLRADQLIRARVIWDQGSGVLIPTTAVSRIAGENFVFVAQTETSPEGNSQLIAKQKRVKLGNIKGNDYQVIEGLKADEKLIISGVQNLRDGLPIIPEN
- a CDS encoding efflux RND transporter permease subunit, which translates into the protein MFVDFFIKRPVFTSVCAIIILLVGVISIPTLPTAQYPEISPTQIIVTSNYVGASAEVVESTVTSILERQINGVEGIKYMTSSSSNDGTSTITVTFDASRDKDIAAVDVQNRVSLAEPQLPEAVKQTGVTVNKQSNNILLGMGLYSENKEFDNVFLSNYADLYIADALKRLKGVSEARVFGERRYAMRLWLDPNKLASRNLTTDDVVDALNEQNLQVGVGQIGQQPAPDGQMYQIDLRAVSRLTEPQEFDNLVIKTAADGSLIKLKDVGRAELGAQNYSSFLRFKGKEGVGIGIFPTPGSNVLDVARAIKKEMARLSLSFPPGMKYDVAFDTTTIVEGSLKEVVKTLVEAIALVILVIFIFLQDWRTTLIPVITIPLSLIGTFAFVKAFDFSINTLTMFGLTLATGMVVDDAIIVVENISRLIQEENLSPHKAASVAMAELTGAVIATSLVLMAVFVPVAFFPGSTGQIYKQFALTIAFSITISTFLALTLTPSLCALLLRQSRPPGGIFGFIFGMINGFLEAMRRGYQQVLILLTRIKAIVLVVFIALIGFTGWLYLNVPTSFLPDEDQGYFITIIQAPEGSSLQYTSKVMSEVETEILKLPEVTGTFAIGGFSFSGNSANGGVIFSTLKSWDERKKPNQSVQAIIGQLRQRFFNITEASVFPVNPPAISGLGSFSGFQFQLQDVAGTNSLNSMLGVVGQFMMRGNQTPGLQAVFSTFKANTPQILIEVDRNKAKSLQVSIDDIFRTLQTYVGSRYVNDFNFLSRNYRVYIQADSQFRANPNDINSLYVRSENDQMIPLSSLVKLTPTTGAQTINHYNLFRSIEINGSPAPGFSSGQATAAMEKLAKEIIPTSMGYEWSGIVAEEKESGGQAPIIFGLGLIFVFLVLAAQYENYVDPLIILLSVPLAIMGALASQSLRGLSNDVFCQVGLVMLIGLASKNAILIVEFANQLREQQGLSITKAAVEAAQGRLRPILMTAISTLLGIFPLAVATGAGAGSRQSLGTAVFGGMFVATFLSLFIVPILYIIIGKIREGLRPVH